TAGTACCACTGTATTGTCAAAGTAAAAAAAACGGATGAAGCCAACTGTTACCACAAAGGAAGAACCTCTTATTATTATTAAAGATATTGGCCGTAAATATGTTATTGGCGCCGAGATTATACATGCTATAAAATCGGTATCGTTAACTATAAATAAGGGCGAATTTGTGGCGCTGATGGGGCCTTCGGGTTCTGGGAAATCAACCCTGATGAATATTTTGGGTTGCCTTGATACCCCTACCAAAGGCGAATACATCCTTAATGGCATAAACGTAAGCCATATGACCGATAATGACCTGGCCGAAGTGCGTAACTCCGAAATTGGCTTCGTTTTTCAAACATTTAACTTATTACCACGTAACAGCGCTTTAGATAATGTTGCACTACCTTTGGTTTATGCAGGCATCAGCAAAGAAAAACGCAACGATCGTGCCCGTAAAGCATTGGAGAATGTTGGGCTTGGTAACCGTACAGATCACCGCCCTAACGAATTATCGGGTGGCCAGCGGCAGCGTGTGGCTGTGGCAAGGGCTTTAATAAACGACCCCTCAATTATTTTGGCCGATGAGCCCACCGGTAACCTTGATACCAAAACATCTATCGAAATTATGGGCTTGATGGAGGATATTCACGCTAAAGGTAATACCATTATACTGGTAACACACGAGGAGGATATTGCCATGCACGCCCACCGTATAGTACGTATGCGCGATGGATTGGTTGAAAATGACTACCAAAACCCCAATATACAAACCGTTAGCCGCCGCGATGCCAAAGCAGAAGCTGCCGAAAAAGTAGATTAATCAATTTCTTATTTTATTGCAGATACCCTGGCTACAAATTCGGCCAGGTAACAGGCATGCTTTGGTGCTATAGGTTTGCGGTTGCCTATGATAAGGGTATGTTCAATAATCTCTATCACAATATCGTTATCTTTAATAGCCATTACCGCATCTCTAAATTCTTGTGTCATGGCAGTTTCTGCTTTATGGCGATCATCTGTTAACACATAAAACCGCCTGCTAAAGGGCCTGTCTTCTTTAAAGTCAAGTTCAATGGGATGTATCACCTCCAGTACTTTATCCACTAATGTTTCGTGACGTATTAACACCCTGCCAAAATCGTGCTTTAAATAAGTTAAAGCCCAGGGTTGATAGTAATGATGGGTAATCGGCACCTTATGATTGCCGGCTTTAACATCCATTTCTAAAAACAACATATAGCTATCGCCGCAAAGTTTTTTAAGCGCAAAAACATCCCGTATATTGATATTTTGATAATGCCTGAATGCCTCAAACTGCTCTAACTGAAAATCAATATCACCGGGAATTTCAACGCGATAGTTATCTTTAAGTTCGCGGCAGGTAGCATCAAATTCATCAATATGCTCATCTGTTAGGCCAACGGTGTCAAACAAAAATGTATTCATAGGGCGGGCTTGTATCAAAAGCTAAGATAATAAGAATTGATTAGTCCGCTTCTTTTGATTTACAGATTTTTAACCCATATCCGCCACCAGTACCATTTCCCGGCCTTTGCTTTGCCGACATCAAAATGTGCCACGTCAAAATTTCCGCTGCCTTGTTTTACTTACCACCATTTTGCATTTTCAATTTGTTTGGCATGGTCAACTAATTCTTTGTTTGACGACCAAAGATCACGAACACTTTGCCATCCATTTTTTAAATATTTGTCACTCGGTGAAAATTCTCCGGCTCCAATATCAAAACCTGTAGAATATGGTATTCTGTAATCTCCCCAATTACACTTTTTTACAATTTTATGGTTGTAACATATCCATTGCCCAACAAATTCATTGTTTGAATAACCATCCGCATAAGAATGTAAATCATCGTAGCAAACCTTATGCTTTTTATTCAAGTAGAATCCGGATTTAAAACTGCCTTTAAATATTCCCGTATGTTCTTGTATGTTATTTTCTCTTAAAACATAATCGCCAACAATAACATATATTCCTTTAATACCTTTGTTTTTGTACTCATCATCAACTCCATAATACATTTGTTTTACTGACCTTATATTTGAAATTTTAATTGTGCCTTTAAACTCGTCTATATTTCCATTAACCTTCGATTTTCCATAAACATTGTAAGTATCAGCCAGTAATGAATCTTTCTGTATGGATATCAATTTTATCCTGATGCGTTGGAAATTATTCCCAATAAAGCCATACACATAAGAATTGTTGGTAGCGGTGAATATGTGAGAAAAATCGTACTGTGAAAACTTTTCTTTAAACTCTTTATTTGAAAATAGAGAATTTTTTAATGCTTCATTCTTAAATTTACTTGCATCAGATTGTGAAAAAGAAAGAAAGCATTGCGTTACGAAAATGGCAGTAATAATTGATCGTTTCATTAAAAAAGTTAGTGTTTGTTAAAACTATCAATAAATCCTAAATTAATCAATATTTATAAGGTTCCATTTTGCCGCAGCTGCAGGCACAATTAGGGTCGGTTATGCCCAGTTTGGTTAAAAAGAATTGGTAAAAGCCTATACGGTCTTTCATGCTGTAGTTGTCATCGCCTTTGTTGCATTCCAGTTCGCCATTCACAATATTAATGGTCATCCCAAAGCCTGGCAGGCGGCCTTTAGCTTTGTCGGCGGCACTTGGCTGCCACTTTCCGATCATTACATCGTGCGCCGATGGTTTATGTGTTTCGGGGGTCATCCAAAAATAAATAGCTGTTTTAAAAGCCACCACCGGGTCGTTTTCTACCAGTGCAGGGTTGTCAAGCAGTACATGCCTGTTGCCAAATATACAATCGGATGCATAGCCGTAATTGCCATTATAGCTTATTTGCATTGGTCCGCGGCCATAATATTTTTGCCCTTTTACAGGCGGATATTCGTCGCTATCACTTATGTAATTAAGGCCGGTGTTATCTTCATGTATAAGCATTAGGCCATCGGTGTAGCTTTCATTGCGGCCATGACGGGTTTCGTGGGCTATTTGTGCAAAAAAGGCAGCTAATTCTCGTTTATTAACTGTAGCATCGCTTTCGGTGCAAAAGCTACCATAGTCAACGTTGTAGGTGCTGTCGGGTTTTACTTTTGCCCAGGCTTCGTTCCAATCGCCATCCTGGCGCACTATCGAGTCTTTTCCGGTGCTTTTATCGGTACGGATGAATTGGTATACCGACACCGCCCTGCGTGTAACCTTAACCTTTATTTTGGCCAGGTTGTCAACCGCTTTTATAAAGGCTTGGTAAGTATAAAATTTATCACGTTCGGGAAAAAGCGCGTTAAATTGTTGCTCGCTTATAAAAGTACTGAATGATGGTGTTGATTTGGGTGCTGCAGCTTTTGTGTCACCCTTACTGCTATTACCACCGCAGCTAAAGCTAAGTAACGATATTGTGATTATACTAATAAAAGCCAGCTTTGCTGAGGATAGGATAAGTTTCATGATGCGAAGTGCTATGTATTTTTGAGGCACAATTTTTACTAATTAAAACAATTTTTACAAATGATATGCCGTATACACCTAACTAACGGCAATAACAGCATTTAAGTTGCTGTGGTTTGTAAAATTAGCGAATTAGCAGCCAGTATTAATTTCGTGAAATTGGTGTTTTTCATACATTCGTGAAATTCATGTTTGATTATGAAGATATACACCAAAACAGGCGATAACGGCTATACCTCGTTAATAGGGGGTACCCGCGTGCCCAAGCATCATTTACGTATTGAGAGTTACGGTACCGTAGATGAGCTAAATAGCTATATTGGCCTTATAAGGGACCAGCAGTTGGCTGATTATGATAAAGATATATTAAAGCAGATACAAGACAGACTGTTTACTATAGGTTCCTCGCTGGCGGCAGATCCTGAAAAATCGCGAATGGTGATACCTGACCTGCATACAGAGGATATTGAACTGCTGGAAAGTGAGATGGACCGCATGAACGAAACCTTACCAGAACTGAAGCATTTTATTTTGCCGGGTGGTAGTAATACTGTATCTTACTGCCATATAGCACGTTGTGTATGCCGCAGGGCCGAACGTTTGAGTGTTCACCTGGCCGAAGAAAGCAAGGTTGACGAAAAAGTGAATATTTATCTGAACAGATTGAGCGATTACTTGTTCACTTTAGCACGTAAGGTAGCACACGATGATAAGGTACCTGAAAATGAGTGGATACCACGTTTATAAAAAAATTACAAAAAAATAATAATAATCAATTTAAAAATATTATACTTTTGCGAAAAAGTATATTTACCAATTAATATAAAAACATGTATTGGACACTTGAATTAGCATCGCACCTGGAAGATGCACCATGGCCGGCAACAAAGGACGAATTAATAGATTACGCTATACGCTCTGGAGCGCCTGTAGAGGTTATTGAGAACCTGCAAGCACTTGAAGATGATGGTGAACCTTACGAAAATATAGAGGAGATTTGGCCGGATTACCCTACCAAAGACGACTTCTTTTTTAACGAAGACGAATATTAAACTTCGCAATAAAAAATTGAAAAGCCCGCAAGATACCTTGCGGGCTTCTTTGTTCTGTCCCCTATAAGATTTTGCGTTTTTTTCGTTATTTTTTGTTTTTATTGGTTTTATTTCGCCGGGTAGCTTTTACTAATATAAAATAAATTTTTACATGGCGAAATACTTTAATATTTTTTTGGAATGATTTTAGTACAAGGGTTAACACATTCAACTAAAAACTTTAACAAAAACATTTACAACATGAGAAGCTTATTGTACATTATCGCAGTTATCCTTGTAATAGGATGGGCATTCGGATTTTTCTACGCCGGTTCTGGTAACATTATCCACGTTTTATTAGTAATAGCCATTATCGCTTTACTATTAGGTGTTATTAGGAGAGCCTGATGCAGGTAAGCAATATTATTTGCTTTTAGCTACAAAATAATATTATATACTATACACTTATAAAAAGCCTGTGCTAAAAGCGCAGGCTTTTTTAGCGTAACACCTTTTTGGAATGATTTTAGTATGACAATCAGAAACACAACTAAAACTTTAACAAACAAAAACACAGTATCATGAGAAGTTTACTATACATCATCGCAGTTATCCTGGTAATAGCCTGGGTATTCGGGTTTTTCTTTAACCATGCTGGTAATATCATTCACGTTTTGCTGGTGATAGCTATTATCGCCTTGTTATTAGGTGTTATCAGGAGAGCCTGATAAAATATTTTTAACTCAAAAAGGCCTTTAGCTTAAGCTAAAGGCCTTTTTTGTTAATAAGCGCTTCGGCAATAATAATATCATCGGGGAAGGTTATTTTAATATTACTATAGCTGCTCTCTATCAGCGTTATTTTAACGCCCGATTGCTCAACTACCGAGGCATCATCAGTAAAATGTTGGTTATAAGGCTGTTTATAAGCGTTTATTAATAGGGCCGACTGAAATGTTTGCGGGGTTTGCACCAGGTATATGCCCTCTCGGTTAAGACTTACTGAAGTATCCTCGCTTACTTGCCTAACCGAATCGCGGCTTTTAACGGCCGCTACGGCACTTCCGTGTTGCGCGGCACATTGATATGCCTCATCAATAATAGTGGCTGTAACCATCGGCCTTACGGCATCGTGTACAGCAATTAGCACATCTTTATCGGTAATCTGGTCAATTGCATTTTTTACAGAATGGAAACGCGTTTCGCCACCCGATATTAAAGTATGGGCTATGGTAAAGTTGTGTTCAGTGCAAAGCTGCTTCCAAAGCTGGTGGTACGAGGCATGCAGCACCAGTATGATATACGGTGATGAAGCGCTGTTTTTAAATGCCGATAGCGTATGCATTAACACCGGCGTACCGCAAAGCAACATAAACTGCTTGGGCAATGCCGACTGCATGCGACTACCCGAACCACCGGCTACTATAATGGCGTACGTTTTTAAGAGATTAGAGGTTGGAGGATGGATGTTAGGCATTTTTATTTGTAAAGGGCATTTGGATTTGTAATATCATAAACAAATCTAAAATAAAAAAGAGATATGAGTTTTACCCATATCTCTAATATAATGTTGGATAGTTTAAACTATCCTCTTATCTCTAACTTCTAATCAATTAGATGATCAGCATCGCGTCGCCGTAGCTATAAAAGCGGTATTTCTCTTTTACAGCAACTTCGTATGCGTTCATTACATGCTCGTAACCACCAAATGCGCTCACCATCATCAACAGTGTCGATTCGGGAGTGTGGAAGTTAGTAACCATGCTGTTAGCTATGCTAAAATCATAA
This portion of the Inquilinus sp. KBS0705 genome encodes:
- a CDS encoding ABC transporter ATP-binding protein, which gives rise to MKPTVTTKEEPLIIIKDIGRKYVIGAEIIHAIKSVSLTINKGEFVALMGPSGSGKSTLMNILGCLDTPTKGEYILNGINVSHMTDNDLAEVRNSEIGFVFQTFNLLPRNSALDNVALPLVYAGISKEKRNDRARKALENVGLGNRTDHRPNELSGGQRQRVAVARALINDPSIILADEPTGNLDTKTSIEIMGLMEDIHAKGNTIILVTHEEDIAMHAHRIVRMRDGLVENDYQNPNIQTVSRRDAKAEAAEKVD
- a CDS encoding cob(I)yrinic acid a,c-diamide adenosyltransferase, which translates into the protein MKIYTKTGDNGYTSLIGGTRVPKHHLRIESYGTVDELNSYIGLIRDQQLADYDKDILKQIQDRLFTIGSSLAADPEKSRMVIPDLHTEDIELLESEMDRMNETLPELKHFILPGGSNTVSYCHIARCVCRRAERLSVHLAEESKVDEKVNIYLNRLSDYLFTLARKVAHDDKVPENEWIPRL
- a CDS encoding DUF2795 domain-containing protein, which produces MYWTLELASHLEDAPWPATKDELIDYAIRSGAPVEVIENLQALEDDGEPYENIEEIWPDYPTKDDFFFNEDEY
- a CDS encoding lmo0937 family membrane protein, with translation MRSLLYIIAVILVIGWAFGFFYAGSGNIIHVLLVIAIIALLLGVIRRA
- a CDS encoding lmo0937 family membrane protein yields the protein MRSLLYIIAVILVIAWVFGFFFNHAGNIIHVLLVIAIIALLLGVIRRA
- a CDS encoding 2-C-methyl-D-erythritol 4-phosphate cytidylyltransferase yields the protein MPNIHPPTSNLLKTYAIIVAGGSGSRMQSALPKQFMLLCGTPVLMHTLSAFKNSASSPYIILVLHASYHQLWKQLCTEHNFTIAHTLISGGETRFHSVKNAIDQITDKDVLIAVHDAVRPMVTATIIDEAYQCAAQHGSAVAAVKSRDSVRQVSEDTSVSLNREGIYLVQTPQTFQSALLINAYKQPYNQHFTDDASVVEQSGVKITLIESSYSNIKITFPDDIIIAEALINKKGL